Proteins from one Nicotiana tabacum cultivar K326 chromosome 23, ASM71507v2, whole genome shotgun sequence genomic window:
- the LOC142177154 gene encoding uncharacterized protein LOC142177154 — MGSSVDDDEFSSGIVIHLMKSVVKESHAELNSTSLTWDWRNKYIDYLNTGKLPSDSKEWTAMHTNVAKFSLSEGTLFRRTFDGPFAICLGMGDTEYVLREVHEGTCGNNSGVESLVQKLIIAGYYWIDMEEDVKDFVRRRNGYQRHAPIIHQLGELLHSVLSSWPFMKWGMDIVGPLP; from the coding sequence ATGGGATCAtcggttgatgatgatgaatttagTTCGGGAATAGTTATACATCTCATGAAGTCGGTGGTGAAAGAAAGCCATGCCGAATTAAAttcaacaagtttaacttgggattggaggaacaagtacatAGATTATTTGAACACTGGGAAGTTGCCCTCGGATAGTAAAGAATGGACAGCTATGCACACGAATGTGGCCAAGTTTAGCTTGTCCGAAGGGACtctgttcagaagaacattcgacgGCCCATTCGCCATATGCTTGGGGATGGGAGATACCGAATATgtcttgagagaagttcacgaaggcacttgcggAAATAATTCAGGGGTGGAATCTTTGGTTCAGAAACTAATCATAGccggctactactggatcgacatggaggaAGATGTGAAGGATTTTGTACGAAGACGCAACGGCTATCAGAGACACGCACCGATCATCCATCAACTAGGAGAGTTGCTACATTCGGTTTTGTCgtcatggccgttcatgaagtggggaatggacattgtcggtcCCCTGCCATAG